From a single candidate division KSB1 bacterium genomic region:
- a CDS encoding helix-turn-helix domain-containing protein gives MNTTKRKRLEAKGWRIGSAKEFLGLSELEDVYIELKLTLGENLKKRRLKKKLTQIELAKLLRSNQSRIAKMESGDPSVSIDLLIKSLLALGTTKQDIAGIISSD, from the coding sequence ATGAACACCACCAAGAGAAAACGGCTTGAAGCTAAGGGCTGGCGCATCGGTTCAGCCAAAGAATTTCTTGGGCTTAGCGAACTGGAGGATGTCTACATTGAATTGAAGTTGACACTCGGTGAAAACCTTAAAAAGCGCAGGCTGAAAAAGAAATTGACTCAAATTGAACTGGCTAAACTTCTGAGATCTAACCAGTCCCGCATCGCAAAAATGGAATCCGGCGACCCCTCTGTCTCGATAGACTTGCTCATAAAATCACTGCTGGCTTTGGGCACCACAAAACAAGATATTGCAGGTATTATCTCAAGCGATTGA
- a CDS encoding M48 family metallopeptidase, which produces APPKVVVKNKTYIDLYVRPETPIAKRHEIMKEWYREELKRIIPELIEKWEKRMNLKVNDWQVKLMKTKWGSCNIEKKRIWLNLELAKKPIHCLEYIIVHEMVHLLERHHNDKFLYYMATYLPNWKQLKKELNKLPVSHADWSY; this is translated from the coding sequence TGCACCGCCTAAAGTGGTTGTGAAAAATAAAACCTATATAGACCTTTATGTAAGACCCGAAACACCGATAGCCAAACGGCATGAAATAATGAAAGAGTGGTATCGTGAGGAACTCAAAAGAATAATTCCTGAACTTATTGAAAAATGGGAAAAGCGAATGAATTTAAAGGTCAACGACTGGCAAGTAAAACTCATGAAAACCAAATGGGGTTCATGCAACATTGAAAAGAAAAGAATTTGGCTAAATCTTGAACTGGCAAAGAAACCCATTCATTGCCTGGAATATATCATTGTGCATGAAATGGTGCACTTATTGGAGAGACATCACAACGACAAATTTCTTTACTACATGGCCACCTATTTACCCAATTGGAAACAACTAAAAAAAGAATTGAATAAATTACCGGTAAGTCATGCAGATTGGAGTTATTGA